From a single Paenibacillus sp. FSL R5-0345 genomic region:
- a CDS encoding YitT family protein has translation MQKINSRNKPPLIPLNGPVRHVVDTTLILIGSLITALGFNLFFLPNHIASGGVSGLSVLAEAWFGAEPAFTQWALNIPLFVLGVIFLGKQYGVRSLLGSFVLPLFILLTKDLPTPTTNPLLASIYGGICVGVGLGVVFRGRGSTGGLTILAQIIQKISGLSFSVSVVLLDGTVIVLAAFILGMEQALYALIGLFVTGKAINAIEVGFRYTKVAYIISDKTDEISAAILNDLDRGLTKLDAHGGYTGDARTVLMVVVGQNEVSRLKAIVQSVDTSAFVIITEAHEVLGEGFKREA, from the coding sequence ATGCAAAAAATCAATTCTCGTAATAAACCCCCGCTGATTCCACTGAATGGACCTGTCCGTCATGTGGTGGATACAACGCTTATTCTGATCGGTTCGCTAATCACGGCACTGGGTTTTAATCTTTTTTTTCTGCCTAATCATATAGCTTCTGGCGGTGTATCGGGTCTTTCTGTATTGGCTGAAGCTTGGTTTGGGGCTGAACCAGCATTTACGCAATGGGCACTTAATATCCCGTTGTTTGTGCTCGGAGTAATCTTCCTTGGTAAACAATACGGCGTTCGCTCCTTGCTTGGGAGCTTTGTGCTGCCGCTATTTATCTTGTTGACAAAAGATTTACCTACACCTACAACAAATCCACTTCTAGCCTCCATTTATGGCGGTATCTGTGTGGGAGTGGGGCTTGGCGTCGTGTTCCGCGGACGGGGCTCGACAGGTGGTCTTACGATTTTGGCGCAAATCATTCAAAAGATATCGGGTCTCAGCTTCTCAGTTTCCGTTGTATTGCTGGATGGGACGGTTATTGTACTGGCTGCGTTTATTCTCGGTATGGAGCAAGCACTGTATGCGTTGATTGGATTGTTTGTGACAGGTAAGGCCATTAATGCGATAGAGGTTGGCTTCCGTTATACGAAGGTTGCTTATATTATCTCGGACAAAACAGATGAAATATCTGCGGCGATATTAAATGATCTGGATCGTGGACTGACAAAGCTGGACGCACATGGCGGGTACACTGGCGATGCACGTACCGTTCTAATGGTAGTGGTAGGCCAGAATGAAGTGTCAAGACTGAAAGCGATAGTCCAATCCGTAGATACAAGTGCATTTGTTATTATTACCGAAGCACATGAAGTGTTAGGCGAAGGGTTTAAAAGAGAAGCGTAA
- the prfB gene encoding peptide chain release factor 2 (programmed frameshift), whose protein sequence is MIEANVKQDLREIGKKLTDLRGSLDLDLKQEMISNFEEKMAAPGFWDNPEQAQSVIGEMNAVKSSVDQYEKLQQEYDDAAMMAELADEEGDEDLAAEIGETISSLGRKVDEFELQLLLNQPYDKLNAILELHPGAGGTESQDWGQMLLRMYTRWAEKRGFKVEVLDYLPGDEAGIKSVTLLIKGFNVYGYLKAEKGVHRLVRISPFDSSGRRHTSFVSCDVVPEITDDVEVEIRTEDLKIDTYRASGAGGQHINTTDSAVRITHLPSGVVVTCQNERSQIKNREQAMKMLRSKLYERKLQEQQQQLDEIRGEQSDIAWGSQIRSYVFHPYNMVKDHRTSVETGNVGAVMDGDLDAFIDGYLRSQIKVEAD, encoded by the exons ATGATAGAAGCGAATGTAAAGCAAGATCTGCGTGAAATAGGCAAGAAACTAACTGACCTTAGGGGGTCTCTT GACTTAGATCTTAAGCAAGAGATGATTTCTAACTTTGAAGAAAAAATGGCTGCTCCAGGCTTCTGGGATAATCCAGAGCAAGCACAGAGTGTGATCGGCGAGATGAATGCTGTGAAATCTTCCGTGGATCAATACGAGAAGCTGCAACAAGAATACGACGATGCTGCGATGATGGCAGAGCTTGCGGACGAAGAAGGCGATGAAGATCTTGCGGCAGAGATTGGGGAGACAATCAGCAGCTTAGGCAGAAAAGTGGATGAATTCGAGCTGCAATTGCTACTTAACCAGCCGTATGACAAGCTGAATGCAATCCTTGAGCTCCATCCGGGTGCGGGCGGTACGGAATCCCAGGACTGGGGACAAATGCTGCTGCGGATGTATACCCGTTGGGCTGAAAAACGTGGATTCAAGGTTGAGGTGTTGGATTATTTGCCGGGTGATGAAGCGGGAATCAAGAGTGTCACACTGCTCATCAAAGGCTTCAATGTATATGGATATCTGAAAGCTGAAAAGGGTGTACATCGATTGGTGCGGATTTCTCCGTTTGACTCTTCTGGTAGACGCCATACCTCTTTTGTATCCTGTGACGTAGTTCCGGAAATTACGGATGACGTAGAAGTTGAGATCCGTACCGAGGATCTTAAGATCGATACGTATCGTGCGAGCGGTGCCGGTGGTCAGCATATCAATACCACAGACTCTGCGGTACGGATTACTCACTTACCTTCGGGTGTGGTGGTAACCTGCCAGAATGAACGTTCACAGATCAAGAACCGGGAACAAGCAATGAAGATGCTACGTTCTAAACTATATGAGCGCAAACTGCAAGAACAGCAGCAGCAATTGGATGAGATTCGCGGTGAGCAATCCGATATCGCTTGGGGCAGTCAGATCCGTTCTTATGTATTCCATCCATATAACATGGTCAAGGATCACCGTACTTCCGTAGAAACGGGTAATGTGGGTGCGGTAATGGACGGAGATCTGGATGCGTTCATCGATGGCTACTTGCGTAGCCAGATCAAGGTTGAGGCGGACTAA
- the secA gene encoding preprotein translocase subunit SecA yields MLGLVKKIFGDTNDRDVKRLMKTVDVINGLEPEFVKLSDEQLQAKTAEFRARIEKGETLEEILPEAFATVREASKRTLGMRHFDVQLIGGMALHEGRISEMKTGEGKTLVGTLPVYLNALLGKGVHVVTVNDYLAQRDSAQMAQIYNFLGMTVGVNLSGMDHADKQAAYACDITYGTNNEFGFDYLRDNMVLYKEQMVQRPLYFCIIDEVDSILIDEARTPLIISGQAEKSTELYFSADRFVKKLKAEEDYTVDIKVKSVALTEKGVATAERAFGIENLYDHSHVTLNHHIVQALKANVIMRRDVDYVVNEGEVVIVDEFTGRLMSGRRYSDGLHQAIEAKEEIEVQNESMTLATITFQNYFRMYRKLGGMTGTAKTEEEEFKKIYGLEVLQVPTNKPNQRVDMPDVVYKSENGKFKAVVEEIVERHKKNQPVLVGTVSIENSELVSEMLKRKGVRHQVLNAKHHAEEAEIITHAGQPGTVTIATNMAGRGTDIVLGEGVTDLGGLHIIGTERHESRRIDNQLRGRAGRQGDPGSTQFYLSLGDELMKRFGADNVLTMMDRLGFEEDQPIESRMITRAVESAQKRVEGNNFDIRKVVLQYDDVMNQQREIIYKQRREILESDNIKDIVLEMIKPVIERIVLAHCSDDIPENWELQEVADYVNSKLLEEGALTRDILWGKEAEEIIEFIFERVLEKYAAREERLGSELVREFEKVIVLRSVDSKWMDHIDAMDQLRQGIHLRAYGGTDPLREYQFEGFEMFNTMTATIQEEVATYIMKAHIEANQERQSVIDEDKISTNGEPVEKRPVHVEAVTGRNDLCPCGSGKKYKNCHGQNA; encoded by the coding sequence ATGCTAGGACTTGTAAAGAAAATATTCGGAGACACCAACGATCGTGACGTTAAACGTCTCATGAAGACAGTCGATGTAATTAATGGATTGGAACCGGAATTTGTAAAGCTGTCTGATGAACAGTTACAAGCTAAGACAGCAGAATTCCGTGCCCGTATTGAAAAAGGCGAAACTTTGGAAGAAATTCTTCCCGAGGCATTTGCAACCGTGCGTGAAGCTTCCAAGCGGACACTTGGTATGCGGCATTTTGATGTGCAGCTGATTGGTGGTATGGCTCTGCATGAAGGCCGAATCTCCGAGATGAAGACTGGTGAAGGTAAGACGCTAGTAGGTACATTGCCAGTGTATTTGAATGCTTTGCTAGGTAAAGGTGTACACGTAGTAACGGTCAATGACTATTTGGCTCAGCGCGATAGCGCACAAATGGCACAAATTTATAACTTCCTGGGCATGACGGTTGGGGTTAACCTGAGCGGTATGGACCATGCTGATAAACAAGCTGCTTATGCCTGCGATATTACGTACGGCACGAACAACGAATTTGGTTTTGATTATTTGCGTGACAACATGGTGCTCTATAAAGAGCAAATGGTTCAGCGCCCTCTGTATTTCTGTATTATTGATGAAGTGGACTCTATTCTTATTGATGAAGCACGTACACCTCTTATCATTTCCGGACAAGCTGAGAAGTCTACAGAATTGTACTTTTCAGCAGACCGTTTCGTGAAAAAGCTTAAAGCTGAGGAAGACTACACAGTTGATATTAAAGTGAAGTCTGTAGCCTTGACTGAAAAAGGTGTAGCTACTGCTGAGCGCGCTTTTGGTATTGAGAACTTGTATGATCACAGTCATGTGACCTTGAATCACCATATCGTCCAAGCCCTGAAAGCAAACGTAATTATGCGTCGTGACGTAGATTACGTTGTAAACGAGGGTGAGGTCGTTATTGTCGATGAATTTACAGGACGTCTAATGTCAGGACGTCGCTATAGCGATGGATTGCACCAAGCGATTGAAGCGAAGGAAGAAATTGAAGTACAGAATGAAAGTATGACTCTTGCAACGATCACATTCCAGAACTACTTCCGTATGTATCGCAAACTGGGCGGTATGACAGGTACAGCGAAGACTGAGGAAGAGGAATTTAAGAAGATTTATGGTCTTGAAGTTCTTCAAGTCCCTACGAACAAACCGAATCAACGTGTAGATATGCCGGATGTTGTTTACAAGAGTGAGAACGGTAAGTTCAAAGCTGTTGTGGAAGAAATTGTAGAGCGTCACAAAAAGAACCAGCCTGTACTGGTTGGTACAGTGTCAATCGAGAATTCAGAGCTCGTATCTGAAATGCTGAAGCGTAAAGGTGTTAGACACCAAGTGCTTAACGCGAAGCATCACGCTGAAGAAGCGGAAATCATTACACATGCAGGTCAACCGGGTACAGTTACGATTGCTACCAACATGGCTGGACGTGGTACGGACATCGTTCTAGGTGAAGGTGTGACAGATCTTGGAGGTCTGCATATTATTGGTACAGAACGTCATGAATCGCGTCGGATTGATAACCAGCTGCGCGGTCGTGCGGGTCGTCAAGGTGACCCTGGTTCTACACAATTCTACTTGTCGCTTGGCGATGAGCTTATGAAGCGTTTTGGTGCTGACAACGTTCTAACTATGATGGATCGTCTCGGATTTGAGGAAGATCAGCCGATTGAGAGCCGCATGATCACACGTGCTGTAGAATCTGCTCAGAAACGTGTTGAAGGCAATAACTTTGATATCCGTAAAGTCGTATTGCAATACGATGACGTGATGAATCAGCAGCGTGAAATTATTTATAAACAACGCCGTGAGATTCTGGAGTCTGATAATATTAAAGATATCGTGCTTGAAATGATCAAACCAGTAATTGAGCGTATCGTTCTTGCACACTGTAGCGATGATATTCCTGAGAACTGGGAACTGCAAGAAGTTGCTGATTACGTAAACAGCAAGCTGCTTGAAGAAGGTGCTTTAACCCGTGATATTCTATGGGGTAAGGAAGCAGAGGAGATCATCGAGTTTATTTTCGAACGTGTGCTTGAGAAATATGCTGCACGTGAAGAACGTCTAGGTTCAGAACTTGTACGTGAATTCGAGAAGGTAATCGTGCTTCGTTCCGTAGATAGCAAATGGATGGATCATATTGATGCAATGGATCAATTGCGTCAAGGGATTCACTTGCGTGCTTACGGGGGTACGGATCCACTTCGCGAGTATCAATTCGAAGGTTTTGAGATGTTTAATACTATGACTGCTACGATTCAAGAAGAAGTAGCTACTTATATTATGAAGGCTCACATCGAAGCGAATCAGGAACGTCAATCCGTTATTGATGAAGACAAGATTTCTACAAACGGAGAGCCTGTTGAGAAACGTCCGGTTCATGTTGAGGCTGTAACTGGCCGTAACGATCTTTGCCCTTGCGGAAGCGGCAAGAAGTACAAGAATTGCCACGGTCAAAACGCATAA
- the hpf gene encoding ribosome hibernation-promoting factor, HPF/YfiA family, whose amino-acid sequence MQFTIRGQQIDVTDALREYVDKKLSKLEKYFEAPPTSEGSVTLGVVRGLHTVEVTIPLAGVTLRAEDRSDDMYASIDAVVDKLERQIRKHKTKINRKFRQEGLKTLFVDGASTAVAVEEQDYDDLEVVRNKRFTMKPMDVEEAILQMNMVGHNFFVFSNIDTSEVSVVYKRDDGKYGLIEQG is encoded by the coding sequence ATGCAATTCACCATTCGAGGTCAACAAATTGACGTGACCGACGCTTTGAGAGAGTATGTTGATAAGAAGCTCAGCAAACTTGAGAAGTATTTCGAAGCACCCCCTACCTCTGAAGGGTCTGTGACGCTTGGCGTAGTTCGCGGCCTTCATACGGTGGAAGTAACCATTCCGCTTGCTGGCGTGACGCTTCGTGCGGAAGATCGCAGCGATGACATGTATGCTTCCATAGATGCCGTTGTGGACAAGCTGGAACGTCAAATTCGCAAACACAAAACGAAGATCAATCGTAAGTTCCGTCAAGAGGGACTCAAGACGCTGTTTGTGGACGGAGCAAGTACCGCTGTTGCTGTAGAAGAACAAGATTATGATGATTTAGAAGTTGTGCGGAACAAGCGCTTTACGATGAAGCCGATGGATGTTGAAGAAGCGATTCTTCAAATGAATATGGTTGGACATAATTTCTTTGTGTTTTCCAATATCGACACCTCGGAAGTAAGCGTAGTTTACAAACGTGATGATGGTAAATATGGACTGATTGAACAGGGCTAA
- a CDS encoding S-layer homology domain-containing protein, producing MKKKLRGLMTGVLGVSILLGSLGSVSAASVPKDIQGHWAQGQLQEWLDRGYLGGYPDGTVKPNKAITRGEYVTLVNRLFGFTEKATVSFKDMKSTNWNYSEVAKAVEAGYIGGYEDNTFRPNSPLTRQEAAVMAAKLLKLSTNTTTSKFKDNAQIAAWAKGAVAAAADKKIINGYPDGTFGPKRSLTRAEAVGIINTSVIYYPGSGTGGGVVPTPTPTATPTPTATPTPTATPGGSTGGGSGGGSGGGNGGGDVTTPTVSGATYGNVGSVTADVYLTSSVTGSVYYVVAPYTANVTAPSALQVEKGQISNGTASEIHGSVAAVAKTNVTFSVYGLNPGTEYATYIVAADASGNLSTVTTVRLTTAQVTTNSFTLFEPGQVGTVTADVYVKYGVTGAAPTPVRYVVLPANEKAPSATQISLGQNSTGTALTAPWTDTLTFAPGVKHTHTLTGLTANTAYKVYVITGSGTQLSPVEIIQIHTK from the coding sequence ATGAAAAAGAAGTTGCGCGGTCTTATGACCGGAGTTTTAGGAGTTAGTATATTATTAGGATCTCTTGGCAGCGTATCTGCCGCCTCCGTACCTAAGGATATTCAAGGTCACTGGGCCCAAGGTCAGCTACAGGAATGGCTAGATAGAGGATACCTTGGAGGATACCCAGACGGTACTGTTAAACCAAATAAGGCAATTACACGTGGAGAGTATGTGACTCTGGTAAATCGCCTGTTCGGTTTTACAGAAAAAGCAACTGTAAGCTTTAAAGATATGAAAAGTACAAACTGGAACTACAGTGAAGTGGCTAAAGCCGTGGAAGCTGGTTATATCGGAGGATACGAGGACAATACGTTCCGTCCTAATAGTCCGCTCACAAGACAAGAGGCAGCTGTAATGGCTGCAAAATTACTTAAATTGAGCACCAATACCACTACTAGCAAATTTAAAGACAATGCACAAATTGCAGCATGGGCAAAAGGTGCAGTAGCCGCTGCAGCGGATAAGAAGATTATTAACGGTTATCCGGACGGAACCTTCGGTCCTAAGAGATCGTTAACACGTGCAGAGGCTGTAGGTATCATCAATACCTCAGTCATCTATTACCCAGGTAGCGGCACAGGTGGTGGAGTAGTACCTACCCCAACGCCAACAGCTACTCCGACACCAACAGCTACACCAACCCCAACAGCTACTCCTGGCGGTAGTACTGGTGGAGGCAGCGGTGGTGGATCTGGCGGCGGTAACGGTGGTGGAGATGTCACAACTCCAACCGTAAGTGGGGCAACCTATGGTAACGTTGGTTCGGTAACAGCCGATGTATACCTGACATCTTCCGTAACAGGCTCAGTGTACTATGTTGTAGCTCCTTATACTGCTAACGTAACTGCACCGAGTGCATTACAGGTGGAAAAAGGACAAATCAGCAATGGAACTGCAAGCGAAATTCACGGAAGTGTTGCAGCTGTAGCCAAAACAAATGTTACATTCTCGGTTTACGGATTGAATCCTGGGACAGAATACGCAACATATATCGTAGCAGCGGATGCATCTGGCAATCTGTCTACTGTGACAACCGTTCGATTAACTACTGCTCAGGTAACTACAAACTCGTTTACGCTTTTTGAACCAGGACAAGTAGGTACTGTTACAGCAGATGTATATGTTAAATATGGTGTGACAGGTGCCGCTCCAACCCCAGTAAGATATGTAGTATTGCCTGCTAATGAAAAAGCACCTAGTGCAACACAAATTTCTTTAGGCCAGAATAGTACTGGTACAGCATTGACTGCTCCATGGACGGACACGCTTACGTTCGCTCCTGGTGTAAAACATACGCATACATTGACTGGATTGACAGCCAATACTGCCTATAAGGTATACGTTATTACAGGATCAGGTACGCAATTGTCACCTGTAGAAATCATTCAAATTCATACCAAGTAA
- a CDS encoding cold shock domain-containing protein, with amino-acid sequence MEGKVKWFNAEKGYGFIETADGGDVFVHFSAIQTDGFKTLDEGQSVEFDIVEGARGPQAANVIKL; translated from the coding sequence ATGGAAGGTAAAGTAAAATGGTTTAACGCAGAAAAAGGTTATGGTTTTATTGAAACTGCAGACGGTGGCGACGTATTCGTACACTTTTCCGCGATTCAAACTGATGGTTTCAAGACTTTGGATGAAGGCCAATCCGTAGAGTTCGATATCGTTGAAGGTGCACGCGGACCACAAGCAGCTAACGTAATCAAATTATAA
- the fliS gene encoding flagellar export chaperone FliS has translation MMTSPYDKYRQSSVQTSTPAQLVIMLYDGAIRFARTAMDGLSKQDYEKTSLNFGKAQTIISELMSTLDYSYEVSNNLYSLYEYTNFLLVEANIRKSPEKAEEAIGYLTELRETWLQASKIAAGQGQAESAHG, from the coding sequence ATGATGACTTCTCCATATGATAAATACCGTCAGTCGTCTGTTCAAACATCAACTCCTGCGCAGTTGGTAATCATGTTGTATGATGGAGCCATTCGTTTTGCGAGAACAGCAATGGATGGACTAAGCAAACAGGACTATGAGAAGACCAGTCTGAATTTTGGCAAAGCTCAAACGATTATTAGTGAATTAATGAGTACATTGGACTACTCCTATGAGGTATCTAATAATCTTTATTCACTTTATGAATATACGAATTTCTTGTTAGTGGAAGCTAACATCCGCAAGAGCCCAGAAAAAGCGGAAGAGGCTATCGGCTACCTTACAGAACTTCGGGAAACTTGGCTACAAGCATCCAAAATCGCTGCAGGCCAGGGACAGGCTGAAAGTGCTCATGGATGA
- the fliD gene encoding flagellar filament capping protein FliD produces the protein MVTRISGMVSGLDVDTLVKQMITAKRVPLDKLNQQKQILQWQRDNYREINSKLVDFQNSKLKNYDKSTALNTQTAVVTGNTTALKAEATADANGIPMKMEITELAKPRSWETVVPKKDGSIPSSATKLSAIADSASTTQTYNIVINGSSINFDKELSISGVIAKINSDSKANVTAKYDEVTGKFSLASKTYGDEGKVDLTGTNSLLTLFGSSDPAFKVTIPPEKAQITVNGSPMSFDSNNFKINGVSFTLLSKTDGVATTINTQTDSAKALETITSFVKDYNELLSVLNSKVDEEKYKDFTPLSDEQKKEMTDNDIELWEKKAKSGLLRNDEILKSTIASMRFELSNRMGELSSIGITAGQYYENGKLYIDEAKLKQALADNPQKIMTLFQGGSGSDGVFDKLTTTVGNTLDKFVTKVGTSKFSSDLTIAFKSDSLMGKRLTDYNTRIKTLQTRLTTLETNYYKQFTAMETAMNKYNSQSSALSSYMAN, from the coding sequence ATGGTGACTCGGATCAGTGGGATGGTTTCTGGTCTAGATGTGGACACTCTCGTAAAGCAGATGATAACTGCTAAGCGTGTACCATTAGATAAATTAAATCAACAAAAGCAGATACTTCAATGGCAACGGGACAACTATCGTGAGATCAATAGTAAGCTTGTAGATTTTCAAAATTCTAAGTTAAAGAATTATGACAAGTCGACGGCATTAAATACCCAGACTGCAGTTGTAACTGGGAATACGACAGCATTGAAGGCCGAAGCAACAGCCGATGCTAACGGTATACCTATGAAAATGGAGATTACTGAATTAGCAAAACCGAGGTCTTGGGAGACAGTAGTTCCTAAAAAAGATGGATCAATACCTTCGTCTGCAACTAAGCTATCTGCGATTGCGGATTCTGCCTCTACAACACAAACATATAATATTGTTATCAATGGTAGTAGCATTAATTTTGATAAGGAATTGAGTATATCAGGGGTAATTGCGAAAATAAACTCAGATAGTAAAGCTAATGTAACGGCTAAATATGATGAGGTTACAGGTAAGTTTTCCTTGGCTTCAAAAACCTATGGGGATGAAGGTAAGGTTGATCTCACAGGTACAAACAGTTTATTGACCTTATTTGGATCAAGTGATCCTGCTTTCAAGGTTACAATTCCTCCAGAGAAGGCACAGATTACTGTAAATGGTTCACCAATGAGTTTTGATAGTAATAATTTCAAAATAAATGGTGTGAGTTTTACACTTTTGTCTAAAACGGATGGGGTAGCTACTACAATTAATACGCAAACAGACTCGGCGAAAGCTTTGGAAACTATTACGAGTTTTGTGAAGGATTATAATGAACTGTTAAGTGTGTTAAACAGTAAAGTTGATGAAGAGAAATATAAGGATTTCACACCACTTTCGGACGAGCAAAAGAAAGAAATGACGGATAATGATATTGAACTATGGGAGAAAAAGGCTAAGAGTGGATTGTTGAGGAACGATGAAATTCTGAAATCTACTATTGCTTCTATGCGATTTGAACTATCAAATAGGATGGGCGAACTTAGTTCGATCGGTATAACTGCAGGTCAATATTATGAGAATGGGAAGTTATATATTGATGAGGCGAAATTAAAGCAAGCCTTAGCAGATAATCCTCAAAAGATTATGACTTTGTTTCAAGGTGGTTCAGGATCTGATGGCGTATTCGATAAATTAACTACCACCGTAGGTAATACCTTGGATAAATTTGTTACTAAGGTAGGGACATCAAAGTTTTCGTCAGATTTAACCATTGCCTTTAAGTCAGATAGCTTAATGGGCAAGCGATTGACAGATTATAATACTAGGATTAAAACACTTCAGACTCGTCTCACTACTCTGGAGACAAACTACTACAAACAGTTTACGGCAATGGAAACTGCTATGAATAAATATAACTCTCAGTCTTCTGCATTATCTAGTTATATGGCAAATTAA
- a CDS encoding flagellar protein FlaG yields the protein MDVRLSNSVSYTKKLMETGGTPSVTPINEQKEETIKLGQLRSNVELKKLEREGIAVSMGEEQVVKALDRALKALQGPTTTFEVSVHKETKAIMVKVLNKETGELIREIPPEKTLDLVANMIEIAGIMIDEKI from the coding sequence ATGGATGTTCGTCTTTCGAATTCTGTAAGTTATACTAAAAAATTGATGGAAACGGGGGGGACACCATCTGTTACTCCTATAAATGAACAAAAAGAAGAAACTATCAAGTTAGGACAACTACGCAGCAATGTTGAATTAAAGAAGTTGGAACGAGAAGGTATAGCGGTTTCTATGGGAGAGGAACAGGTTGTTAAAGCGCTAGATCGGGCGCTAAAAGCCTTACAGGGGCCTACGACTACATTTGAAGTTAGCGTACATAAAGAGACCAAAGCCATTATGGTAAAAGTACTCAATAAGGAAACTGGGGAGTTAATTAGAGAAATCCCTCCTGAGAAGACACTAGACCTCGTGGCAAACATGATTGAAATTGCCGGTATTATGATTGACGAAAAAATATAG
- a CDS encoding flagellin N-terminal helical domain-containing protein produces the protein MIINHNIAALNTHRQLGANTAATSKNIEKLSSGLRINRAGDDAAGLAISEKMRGQIRGLDQASRNSQDGISLIQTAEGALNETHSILQRMRELAVQSGNDTNTLDDRKEIQKEVEQLKSEINRISETTEFNTQKLLNGSLGVTGTSTDKTKVDITSATGLAKGNYTVTVDTVATKASAAAGTLDLSGGVDVSGKELVINGTKIDFSGMTAATTQDVVNKINEYKDKTGVQATVSTNFVKLDQTEFGSISNITVGGADAADFGGTVAAGVDAVATVVGPNGASEQVTGIGQSVGFHGAEFIANATTATDSATITVAGGGATLQIGANKDQSMTIDVNEVSSNTLGDKANNKLVKDVSLLTQSGSNDALKVLDEAMKQVSGERSKLGAFQNRLEHTINNLGASSENLTAAESRVRDVDMAKEMMNQTKNNILAQAAQAMLAQANQQPQGVLQLLR, from the coding sequence ATGATTATTAACCACAATATCGCAGCTTTGAACACACACCGTCAATTGGGTGCAAATACTGCAGCAACTAGTAAAAATATCGAAAAATTGTCTTCAGGTCTTCGCATCAACCGTGCAGGTGACGATGCTGCTGGTTTGGCTATCTCCGAAAAAATGCGTGGTCAAATCCGTGGTTTGGATCAAGCATCCCGTAACTCGCAAGACGGTATTTCTTTGATTCAAACTGCTGAAGGCGCTTTGAACGAAACTCACAGCATTCTTCAACGTATGCGTGAACTTGCAGTACAATCTGGTAATGATACAAACACACTAGATGACAGAAAAGAAATCCAAAAAGAAGTTGAACAGTTGAAATCCGAAATTAACCGTATTTCCGAAACAACAGAGTTCAACACTCAAAAACTTTTAAATGGTAGCTTAGGTGTTACAGGAACTTCCACTGATAAGACTAAAGTTGACATTACATCTGCTACTGGTTTAGCAAAAGGCAATTATACTGTAACTGTTGATACAGTTGCTACTAAAGCAAGTGCAGCCGCTGGTACTCTTGATCTTAGTGGTGGTGTAGATGTTTCTGGTAAAGAGCTAGTTATTAATGGCACAAAAATTGATTTTTCAGGTATGACAGCTGCAACTACACAAGATGTTGTAAATAAAATTAATGAATACAAAGATAAAACTGGTGTGCAGGCGACTGTAAGTACAAACTTTGTTAAGCTTGATCAAACAGAATTTGGATCTATTTCAAATATTACAGTAGGTGGAGCTGATGCTGCTGACTTCGGAGGAACTGTGGCAGCTGGTGTAGATGCAGTTGCTACAGTAGTTGGTCCAAATGGAGCATCTGAGCAGGTAACAGGTATAGGCCAATCAGTAGGTTTCCATGGAGCTGAATTTATTGCTAATGCTACAACAGCTACTGATTCAGCAACTATCACAGTTGCTGGCGGTGGAGCAACACTTCAAATCGGTGCAAATAAAGACCAAAGCATGACAATTGACGTTAATGAAGTTAGCTCTAACACGCTTGGTGATAAAGCTAATAACAAGTTGGTAAAAGATGTTAGTTTGTTGACGCAATCAGGTTCAAACGATGCGCTTAAAGTCTTAGACGAAGCTATGAAACAAGTTTCTGGCGAACGCTCTAAACTGGGTGCGTTCCAAAACCGTTTGGAGCATACGATCAACAACTTGGGTGCTTCTTCCGAGAACTTGACTGCAGCTGAATCCCGTGTTCGTGATGTGGATATGGCTAAAGAAATGATGAACCAAACGAAGAACAACATCCTTGCTCAAGCTGCACAAGCTATGTTGGCTCAAGCTAACCAACAACCACAAGGTGTACTTCAATTGCTTCGTTAA
- the csrA gene encoding carbon storage regulator CsrA has protein sequence MLVLSRKKGESIVIQDQIELTILSVDGDTVKVGITAPKHVDIFRKEVYLSIQETNRESVGPQQTDLNALIHRLRNVNKNE, from the coding sequence ATGCTCGTGCTTTCCCGCAAAAAAGGAGAGTCCATCGTCATCCAAGATCAGATAGAACTGACGATCTTAAGCGTAGATGGCGATACGGTAAAGGTTGGTATCACTGCACCTAAGCATGTTGATATTTTTCGTAAAGAGGTTTACCTTTCAATTCAGGAGACCAATCGTGAGTCAGTTGGTCCACAGCAGACTGATCTGAATGCATTGATCCATCGGCTTCGTAATGTAAATAAGAATGAATGA